In the genome of Anabrus simplex isolate iqAnaSimp1 chromosome 2, ASM4041472v1, whole genome shotgun sequence, the window tgcggccagtatccagtattcgggagatagtaggtttccaaccccactgtcggcagccctggaaatgggtttccgtggtttcccattttcacaccaggcaaatgctggggctgtaccttaacgccacggccgcttccttcccactcctacccctttcctgtcccatcgtcgccgtaagacctatctgtgtcggtgcgacgtaaaacaactagcaaaaaaaaaaaaatgagaagagggataaaagaaagaaaagtatgaaaatgttgtcgatagtgatgctttgaggaatatttacgtacaattagagtaaaaatgtaacataggtACCCTtgactgtatagtcgaggatttttaaagtcgctggcctggaaatgatctgaacagatcttagaATTCTTATATAAGCGTTATGTCCctttttcttgtacaccttatccaaataacttctgtgacatttcaaaacccatagatcacacctgcaacaacacatcggtattgaaggttaactgctgcactgtacaataaaatatgcacattatattttaagccagttaaaatatgggtcgagcaggtcagaaaattatgaaatactataaaaatctctgtcactggaagaatatatatgcaaacacaatattacttacattttgccacgagggtagcgaaagaaagaccgctcattcttctctacttcatagttactgcagccaaacacagcacatacctttcccctcatgttgagaggagatatcaaggaatgactcGCGCTACTatttatgtcagctcactgaaaactcataaataacatcaaaaacttcacacacaaatacacatgctcttatgacagaatcagttctcaggtctacccgctagagagagctctaatagctgtccctcgatatctcgctgagtgtcgcgtattgtctctactgtatttgcatagCCCCTGCTCAATTAGGCCTGCCTGTTTACCTCGGACAATCTcaacatcattttgagaatagtgGAAATGTCGGCTGTTTTGACTAACGTACTGGGATCACTTATCCTTATTCATCATCTGCAGATCGTTTTTCTTTCAGTAGTAATCATGACAACACCTAGAGGAAGGCTTTATGTGCAGAATTTCAATATGTTTTATCTTCTgcttcattttttttgtttttcataCATTGGTAAAATTGAAACACTAGAAAATTTAAGTTTGTTACTCTTTACATACAAAATAGTAAATTTTCAGCTAATATTTCAATTATTACTTGTGAAGTTAAACTATTTTTGGAACACTTTCAGTGTGAATGTTAATGTACCACAGTCCACAAGGTTGTCATAACTTGTGAAGCCTTGGACTCAGCAGTCACTGAGGTAAACAGCACATGCCATCATGCAGCCTATGGCTACCAATCCTATGATCACTGCTACGATGAGTACAATAATTACTGTACTACAGTCACTATACTGCTATTCATCCCTAACAAACTTTAGTGACACACACATTTAAGGCAGAAATAGAACTGTTAGGTTTAATTTCatgaaataaaaacaatattgTAAACTTCTAAATATAACTAGGAGGATCCACCTCTAATTTGAAACAACCTACAAATTAAGTATGATAGTGTTAAATCAAACTCATAACATCTGTCATAACTGTCATGTGTGCCAACTCAGTAGTGCCGTGCTAACTACTCTTTAAAGCTAAACTGGTTGTAGTGACTGTTAACTGTGTTAACTTAACTTTTAGTTTGATTTGAAGTAGTGCAATCTGAGCAAAGGAGCTGTATATGTGTCTTAATAAGCTATTTTACATTGTTAGAGTTCTAGGAGATTTTAAATTTGTCTAAATCTGTTCTAGAGGAATCAACTACTTTATCCGTCTTAATTACAGACCATTTGAGCAAATTATTTCTGATTCAGTCCTATTTCATTGTAGGCTTTTTGTTAAATGGTGTGCTACTGTTTTTAACAATCTTTTAAATAGCTGTAGTTGATTTAATCAGAAACAATAATGTAGTTAAATCTTACTAGCTTGAATTCAAAATTGCATCTTCAATGGCTTCTCTACAAGGTGGGTGTGGTTTGAATCCCAGACAATGAATGTGGTTTTTGAATGGTTAAATCTGATGGCTATCGTAAATGACATTTCACTagctttacaggagagcagaaagaaacTGCTGAGGCACATGTTTTTACCTTTAAGGGAagtcgaatcgacagttctgaccattGTAAACTATCGCAAGAGCCAATACGATACGGAGTGCGGTGGACGGCATAAggctgaactgttgtatgatcacttacaATTATTGCTGGATTCTCCTTGCACATATGATAGTATCACACAGTTTATCTTCATTCCTGCAAAACATACacatacaatagtgtacccataagaaggCATGACTaaaacaagtcacatacgataAAAAACCCAAAATCTGTCATTTCTTACATTtatgatagtttacctctgacgtccagaaatgACATCCCTGTAGTAAGGTGTCAACATCAAACTCATCACTATATTTATGATAGCCTATCTGCAGCTGCATAAACTAAAACCTTGCTCATTTCTTTGCAATTATAGCTTGTGTATCAGTGGTCTGAAGACCATTAGATTTGTTCGGATGAAAATTCTCTTATCTGTTTGAACTGCATGCTTCTGTAAAATATGGACAGTTGATTTCCATTCAGCATTTTTGATTTCTCTGCAGCTCTGAAGGGTCTGGGCTCAAAGGCAGAGCAACTACTTGAGAAGAAAAAGCATGAAGTAGAGGAGATTGGTGTACAAAAGAAGCAGGCAGCTGCAGCCTTACTTGAAGAGCAGGCAAAGAAAACTGGTGATCTGCTTTGGCAAACAAAATCAGACTTGGAGCAAGCAGCAGTGGGTACTGCTAAGGATGCCAAGCATACTGCCATCGATGCCTTTGATGAAGAGTTTAGCAAGGTAAGCTAGTGCATTGATTAATATTGATTGTAAATTTAATATAAAATTACAACACATAACAGCACTGTTATGATAAGTTATGTGCAGACCTCATGTGTGCAGAAGTTACAGTTGATATATTTCTATTCTATAGCTTTCTGTGACCGACCAAATTAAAATAAAACTTAGACCATGTGCAGAAAAATTAATTCATCCTCATCATTAAATAAAACATCAGGTCAGGTTTTGTAGGTAAataggaacatgaataggaacaaGTAATAGGACAAACAAAATGCCAGGTGAGCATGTGAAGAAAATGCATCAGAAAAAGAGATAAAGGCAATTTGAAAACGCAAGGAGGCAAGGACAGTCTCTACATTTTCATATACTGCTGTGCTGGTTTCTCTACTCATTGGTATAGCCAGGGAAAGAATCGGCGGGATATAGTGCATGCCTTGGGACCCTCCACCAGCAAATTATTTGTATTTAATTCCTTCTCAGTCCCTGATGACCTTGTTTATGCTTTCTCACCTTTATCAGAAGTGTGGGCATCATTACTCATTGAGGAGCCCTCTTGACATATCTTCAATCTAGATGTGGAAAGTATACATTATGAATAAAGCCAGATTTCTTATTTTGTTTTTTCCTATTCAAGGCTAACTATTTCACTTGATTGTTCTAGTCCATTACTTAAAACATCATGTCCATTATGGAAGTGGGTCTTAATTCATAATTACCAAGTGAGTGGCCACatggtttgggtctcgtagctttcagcttgcattcgtaagatagtgggttcgaaccccactgtcggcagccctgaagatggttttccgtggtttcccattttcacaccaggtacctttcctatcccatcattgccataagacctgtctgtgtttgtgcaacataaagcaaattgtaaataattgatAATTCCTAAATTCATTTTTGTACATATCCTATGGCGTATAAGTACCAGTTCTATGAATTTCAATCTTACGTTTAACAATATTGCAACAGTTACTGGATATCTCAGAGTGCTAGGCTTCTTAGAAAATCAGAAATGTCACAAAACTCTGCTACATAAAAAGTGCACATAAAATCAGTGTCTAAAGATAACACAATGAGACTAAGAATAAAAACTTCTTAACACAGGGTCAAAAAATGCAAGTAGAATATGCCCCTTGCCCTCAAAGCAAAACTTCTGATTATCATAGTGGTTTCTCTAATCAATGGTATAGCCAGAGAAAAAAATCAGAGGGATATACTGGGTGCCTAGGGGTCCTCCCTCACAGTTTCCTTGTATTTGAGCTTATAAAAATGTTTCCAAACCAGCTTAAGGATAAGAATACAGACTTATATTCACTACATTGGATCTCACTTTTACAATATTTCAGAGAAAATTAAAAAACCACTAGAAATTAAAAACTAAGTTCATCTAAAAAGAAGTGAATAGTtactgtaatatattttaaaatagcaGGATTTTTACACAGGCACCAGTGATTACTATACAGTGTTTATCATAATCAAGTTGTATAAAACAAGATGGGAACATTAAAGGGAACATACAACAggaaaaacacaatgacaggtcagtgtgggaataGCAAGGAATAGAAAGAAATGCGTCTGTGTTTATCATGATCAGTGAGTGATTTATATAAAAATATCACTACGGTATGTAAAAACAGTTTTTGTCATGAGAATGAGTTGTGGTTTTATGCTAAACATTTTCACTATTATTGATATTACTACCACTAGTACCTACCCAGAAGTGAGTTAAACTTGGTGGTATCAATAACATTGTCAGGTACTTTTGGAGCATCTTCCTCTGAGCAATCACTACTCACAGAACACTTTCTTTTGTTTTGCTTCTGAAAAAAGTTAAAAATGCTGCCTTGTCTTTTACTCGTAATTATAGGTCAACAAGCATATCCCTGAGTAACAAAGCATGGAATTTTAATGTGTATAATATTCAAATAACATGTCTACTACATTGCCGCTAAACACACTGTCCACTTATAATAGTGTAAACACGAAGATTGAACACAAAGCAATGTACGCACCATCTATCTCTTTGAGGCACAGGAATTTGAAAGGAATTCTAAGCCTTGAGGCACAAGATATTAATTTATTGCACTGTTATGACAAAAATTGTTGAACAAGTTTAAAATGATATACAAATATGCATAAGAATAAAGGTcacatttttcaaaattttcacactaggcaaatgctggggctgtaccttaaggccatggccatttccttcccactcctagacctttcctgtcccatcattgtcttaagacctatctgttggtgcgacataaagctatttgtaaaaaaaaaaaaaaaaagtaatttgtaccATCTGTTGGAGAAAGCTAGAACTATAAGCACCATAACAGTGTGGTACATTGAAAACACCAGCATGCTAGAAAGGGTAGAATGTCACCAAATGGTGGTACATTCCTTGCACCAGCATGGATTGCAGTGCTGAGAACAGGTGGTACATTTTTTGTACCACCTAATCTGAAAGAGCTACTATCTCCAGGGCGATGGACAAGTGACAACAGAGTGCCATATTCCATGTCTGAACCCTTCCTACTAATGCCAACAAATAATGTGCCCTGCCAAGATTGTGAGTAATAATGCAGAATATAAGTAAATTTGACGTCAGTGCTAACCTTTACTGATTACTTTCAGTTAATTTTTAAAGCACTAGCATCCCATTTATTCTGCTTAATTAGATATTGTATGATTCCTTTAAAGGAGTATTCATAacaatttttcaaaaatataagtatttataaatataaatacatcCTGATATCCCTTACCTCTGGCTACGCCCATGTCTGCACTCTTTTTCCAGATCTCAGTACTAGTAAAACTTCCATGCTTTTCTATCATATTAGCTCTTCCTGCAACATAACTCAGTTTTGTTTAAAAATGTTACTTGTGCTGCCTGGCTTCTAGATGTCTCAATTATGTTGGTTTTAACAGGCAGAGAAAGCAGTTGACAGTACACTACAGACAGCAAGCAGCACTGTGGACACAAAGTTGAAGGAAGCAGACCAGTTTCTAGATGAGAAACGTGACCAGGTGCATAAAGTTGCCCAGGATGCCACTACCAAAGTGTCTCAGACGAAGGAAGATGCCACTGGTGCTCTTCTAGGCAAGGCAAAGGGTGTTCTCAATTGTAAGTACCGTACTAtgaatgtgtatgtatgtgtgtgcatgCATGTGTGAGAGTGAGAAAAAGAGAAGACTAAATCCTTCTGCTGTAAGTTTACCTTAACTTTTAACCAGGCTAtgattatggttcatgtttgtgggttactgtagtcatgtcctagttcgtgaaccatgggcaacggctgagtggcctagtaagtggtcctgagagtcgggataccagttgctatggaatgggagtagccatctcggacatattctgagtcatggccctccttgtgctcaggcggccaggactacacaattcatcggtggtccataacccgttagaggagagatcctcacttggactatgtgcaagtagggcagcatcctgcttcatgaatttaccgagctcagaacac includes:
- the LOC136863160 gene encoding uncharacterized protein; this translates as MFSAGGLGGALKGLGSKAEQLLEKKKHEVEEIGVQKKQAAAALLEEQAKKTGDLLWQTKSDLEQAAVGTAKDAKHTAIDAFDEEFSKAEKAVDSTLQTASSTVDTKLKEADQFLDEKRDQVHKVAQDATTKVSQTKEDATGALLGKAKGVLNF